The following proteins are encoded in a genomic region of Rattus rattus isolate New Zealand chromosome 2, Rrattus_CSIRO_v1, whole genome shotgun sequence:
- the Tmem151a gene encoding transmembrane protein 151A: MPEGEGGDCGEVPALVPDGEPLREEQRPLKQSLGGSLCRESHWKCLLLTLLIHACGAVVAWCRLATVPRLVLGPEAALARGAGGPPPTYPASPCSDGYLYIPLAFVSLLYLLYLAECWHCHVRSCQAPRTDANTVLALIHRLQQAPPCVWWKATSYHYVRRTRQITRYRNGDAYTTTQVYHERADSRTARGEFDYSAHGVRDVSKELVGLADHAATRLRFTKCFSFGSAEAEASYLTQRARFFSANEGLDDYLEAREGMHLKDVDFRESLMVFADPRSPPWYARAWVFWLVSAATLSWPLRVVAAYGTAHVHYQVEKLFGASSPPPGAVPNGPPLSRVATVDFTELEWHICSNRQLVPSYSEAVVMGAGSGAYLRGCQRCRRSVSSNSLPPARPSGPRLPFSRSRLSLGAGGRATPGVFRSLSGGPLGRRGEDTEPLESPPCYEDALYFPVLIVHGDSGCRGDGQGAL, translated from the exons ATGCCGGAAGGCGAAGGTGGAGATTGCGGGGAGGTGCCCGCGCTCGTTCCGGACGGCGAGCCGCTGCGGGAGGAG CAGCGGCCCCTGAAGCAGTCCCTGGGAGGCTCTCTATGTCGAGAGTCTCACTGGAAGTGCCTGCTCCTCACACTGCTCATCCATGCCTGTGGGGCTGTGGTGGCCTGGTGTCGCTTAGCCACTGTGCCCCGCCTGGTCCTGGGGCCTGAGGCAGCCTTGGCTCGTGGGGCTGGCGGTCCACCGCCCACCTACCCAGCCAGTCCCTGCTCCGATGGCTACCTGTACATCCCATTGGCCTTCGtctccctcctctacctcctctacCTGGCAGAGTGCTGGCACTGTCATGTGCGGTCATGCCAGGCGCCTCGCACTGATGCCAACACCGTGCTTGCCCTGATCCACCGGCTGCAACAGGCTCCTCCCTGTGTCTGGTGGAAGGCCACCAGCTACCACTATGTGCGACGCACACGCCAGATCACTCGCTACCGCAATGGGGACGCCTATACCACCACACAGGTCTACCATGAGAGAGCGGACAGTCGCACAGCTCGGGGTGAGTTTGACTACAGTGCACATGGTGTCCGTGACGTCTCCAAGGAGCTCGTGGGCCTGGCAGACCATGCAGCCACGCGGCTGCGTTTCACCAAGTGCTTCAGCTTTGGGAGTGCTGAGGCCGAGGCCTCGTACCTCACACAGAGGGCCCGCTTCTTCAGTGCCAACGAGGGCCTGGACGACTACCTAGAGGCCCGCGAGGGCATGCATCTGAAGGATGTGGACTTCCGTGAGTCCCTCATGGTCTTTGCAGATCCCCGCAGCCCACCCTGGTATGCCCGAGCCTGGGTCTTCTGGCTGGTGTCTGCAGCCACACTGTCCTGGCCACTGCGAGTGGTGGCAGCCTATGGGACAGCCCACGTGCACTACCAAGTGGAGAAGCTTTTCGGTGCCAGCTCACCACCCCCAGGGGCTGTGCCCAATGGGCCACCACTCTCTCGTGTGGCCACTGTGGACTTCACAGAGCTTGAGTGGCACATCTGCTCCAACCGGCAGCTGGTGCCCAGCTACTCCGAGGCTGTGGTCATGGGTGCCGGCTCTGGGGCCTACCTGCGAGGCTGCCAACGCTGCCGCCGCTCGGTCAGCAGcaactccctgcctcctgcccgtCCCAGTGGGCCTCGCCTACCCTTCAGCCGCAGCCGCCTCTCGCTAGGTGCTGGGGGCCGAGCCACCCCAGGGGTCTTCCGCAGCTTGAGTGGAGGCCCCTTGGGGCGCAGAGGGGAGGACACGGAGCCTCTGGAAAGCCCTCCGTGCTATGAGGACGCCCTTTACTTCCCGGTGCTCATTGTCCATGGAGACAGCGGCTGCCGGGGAGATGGGCAGGGTGCACTTTGA
- the Yif1a gene encoding protein YIF1A — MAYHSGYGVHGSKHRTRAAPDPPPLFDDTSGGYSSQLGGYPAPGADVAFNVNNLLGDPVANMAMAYGSSIASQGKDIVHKELHRFVSINKLKYFFAVDTAYVAKKLGLLVFPYTHQNWKVQYSHDVPLPPRKDLNAPDLYIPTMAFITYVLLAGMALGIQQRFSPEVLGLCASTALVWVLMEVLALLLGLYLATVRSELSTFHLLAYSGYKYVGMILSVLTGLLFGSDGYYVALAWTSSALMYFTVRSLRTAASGPDSMGGPTPRQHLQLYLTLGAAAFQPLIIYWLTFHLVR; from the exons ATGGCTTACCACTCGGGATATGGAGTCCACG GTTCCAAGCATAGGACCCGGGCAGCTCCAGATCCTCCTCCACTCTTCGATGATACAAGTGGTGGTTATTCCAGCCAACTAGGCGGATACCCAGCCCCAGGAGCTGATGTAGCCTTCAATGTCAACAACCTGCTTGGAGACCCAGTGGCCAATATGGCTATGGCCTATGGCAGCTCCATAGCATCCCAAGGGAAGGACATAGTGCACAAAGAG CTACACCGTTTTGtgtctataaacaaactcaagtatTTTTTTGCTGTGGACACAGCCTATGTAGCCAAGAAGCTAGGGCTATTGGTCTTCCCTTACACACATCAG AACTGGAAAGTGCAGTACAGTCATGACGTGCCTCTGCCCCCACGGAAAGACCTCAATGCGCCTGACCTTTATATCCCCA CCATGGCCTTCATCACATATGTGCTGCTGGCTGGGATGGCACTAGGCATTCAGCAAAG GTTCTCCCCAGAGGTGTTGGGCTTGTGTGCGAGCACAGCACTGGTGTGGGTGTTAATGGAGGTGTTGGCTCTGCTTCTGGGCCTCTACCTGGCCACCGTACGCAGTGAACTGAGCACCTTCCACCTCTTGGCTTACAGTGGCTACAAATATGTAGG GATGATCCTCAGTGTGCTCACAGGGCTGCTCTTCGGCAGTGATGGCTACTACGTGGCCCTGGCCTGGACATCGTCTGCACTCATGTACTTCACT GTACGATCTTTGCGGACTGCAGCTTCGGGTCCTGACAGCATGGGGGGCCCAACCCCTCGGCAGCATCTCCAGCTGTACCTGACCCTGGGAGCCGCTGCCTTCCAACCCCTCATCATATACTGGCTGACCTTCCACCTGGTCCGGTGA